In the genome of Bombyx mori chromosome 13, ASM3026992v2, the window aaattatctttactgaaccagtaaactttcaatagTAAGATGTATTCCAATATAGTAATTACGAGGTAAGCAATGTAAATGAAAGgttataaaattttaagtgtgtcctggaattgtaaattttctataaCAATATTTGGTAAATTATCTGATTACAGACagatttcaaaaattaaatgtttatgtCGATCCTTGGTAAGTATCGAAAGTCAGAAAACTCCACAAAGTGGTGCCTCTAGTGATGGTATATCACCGCCTGTTCGCATACAAAGAGGGCCAACTGATATACTTCAAGCTTTGTCCACCACTGTTGGAATTGATCCTACAGCTGCACATTACAAGTTAGTACTGCAAATTTTGTGCGCTACCTATTACATTTACAGTACCTCGATATTTGTTAAAAGATAAGCTTACAATCTGCTCAGGATACAAAACCATATGATGGacctttataatttatttgaattaaatgatACAGTAATTTACAAATCCTAATCATatccaaataaaataagtaagtaaAACATTGCCAAACTAGAAATACTGATACAGTAATATATAAAACAGTACTATTTTGATGATATTGAAACAGAAAAGCTTTCTGGAATACTTCGATCAAGTGAAAGACAAGACAAGTACCAATTCTAAGTAAATACCTTACATATATTCATAACTAACTTCCCTGATTCAAGGATAATATCATGTACCTTAAAAGGCaagttttttagttttattgcaGCTAATATTGGTTCAGTTTATTGGGACAGTGGCATATGAATAGGTACCTGTCTATTTCTTGCATAAATTTAGGCTTAGAAGGTAAGAAATCTGTTATATAAGAATACCATTACATTTTAATCACAGATACAATAAATTGGTATTCACATTTTCATGTTAATGGGCTCTTAAAACTTTTAATATGAGATAGATATGGAGTTTTGCAGTCTATGCACAGCTTTAAAAAGATGACTAGAAAGGGGAGGCATTAAAATCTCTTatcaaaaggattttattatttagccTACTTACAATACGCTAAAAACCTTGTACCATTTGCAAAAAGAAGAACAATTACCATTTATTACAGTATTGtttgtattgtatgtatttatatgtcATTATTGATTTGAAATGAAACCTACAAAAATGCTAATGAATTTTAGAGTTAAAAGCAGAAAAAGTAACAAGCTGAAGCTATCTCAAAGTGGTTGCTACATgtattatattagtattagttACAGAAAAAAGTAGAAAAACTTCAACAActattgcatattttttttaatatctccatacattgttaaaacaaaaagaacTATTTACAGGTACCATGATGATCcatatttaataccattatCAAATTATCGTAAGAGAGCTTATGCACTGGCAGCTGAAGCTGGTCGAAAAGCAGCAATATGGATTAGAGATGAACATGCAGACTTGTTTACAACAAGAATCTGGGATCCTCCGCTAAGGAAAAAAACACCTTACTATAATGCTGATCCGAAAATTGAAGCTTTCTCGCCCAAACCGATTTATAATGACGAAAGcaaggtaagataaattttcTGAATAATCATATTAAAGGAAAAGGAAAAGAACAAATTTGTCATGTCTTAATTTCTTGTACTAGTTGCAGAATTACTGTGAGTAGTCTTACAATGATATTCTGTTTCAATCacaaaagtaaattttaatagatatGACTATGTAGAAGagcttgtaaaataaaaaaatagcaatgCACTGAACAGAACAGTATGACAGTTCCAAGAGGTCTTCACATTTCCTAAGTCATGAACAACATGTCTTTCGATTCAATCCTTATGATGACATCTCGACTTTGCTGAAGCACACCACCTGAAGCGAGCTAATGTTCGATGAGTAGTTGCGGTCCACATACACTAGGTGGCATGGTTTCACTTTGTTTATCATGTCCGAGTgcataatatacttacatacttaCAACAAGAAACATctttaatagaataaaattattcacaaacaaaaaagttaatacattattattacttCTGCAGGTAACTGAAGAAGATCTAATATATACAATCCAAAATGCTCTCATTGAAGACTCAATTAAAGTATATCAGTTACTTGGCGGGAGTCAAGGAGTGAGTGATGAACTGAAACTGCAATTGTTGCAACTTCTGTGTTTCTATAATGAAAAGGAGCCTGATTCTGTGGAATGGTTAGAGGAGAGATGGTTTTCGGCAAACACTAGAGAACGACAAGCAGCTACTTGGAGGTAAATAAAGAAAGATTATTGAGttattgaagtttatttttcttttattttttattcttttgccattttattctttttgctgtgtatcagtaatgcgtttcggcttgaagggtggggcaaccgttgtaactataccagagaccttagaacttatgtctcaaggtgggtggcgcatttacgttgtagatgtctatgggctccagtaaccacttaacaccaggtgggctgtgagctcgtccacccatctaagcaacaaaaaaaaatatgccgaTATGAAgtttattatgtaatttacgGAGCATATCTAACACAATGTAAATCTGAAACGAAATAACATAATTCCAGATTGGGAAGTTTGGCAGATACAATTTTTACATCAATGGAACCAAAAAGTCCAGAAGCATACTGTGCAATCATACAAGGAATGGCAAAATACTATCAGGTAAAgtattattgaatatttaaaaattaagattCCAATTACGTAAAGCATGTGCTTATTATGCATGTTACAGATTAGCAACATGTAGTATTTTCAGGGGTTTCATGAGTCAGGAATGCActtcaaattttatattataaatctaaaactttataTTTTCATTGGTTTCGATTCTTATACATAACTCTAACCacggacgtcttaaactaggttggggcccttgggcacacaagaatttgaggcccttttggaaagtaaaaaaagcgaattataattaaaaaaaattactgagtttgagaccatttattataggtaatcaaatacagtatgatataatgtgtcattaatgatattagaatgctgctggttttttggttacgatttcgataacggtttctttctgGATttgtgttgagcaaaatcttctattataggcatagtatatgccttgtaaataccttcttattactgatttgtgaaaaaagtgtaatgtgcccgacaaaaatgttttgagaataagagtgtgagagaaattgtcggtctttcggggccccccgAGAATGGGGGCcatgggcacgggccccgtgtacccttatggtaaagacggtattgactCTAACTATTATACATAAACGGTTTTATCCCTACGTTCTGAATAATGAGAATATTCTATATAGTGAATAGTGATATGACCTAAGGCCGGTTACagtgctccaccgaccgtctgTGCGTATGTCAGTCGCGCTTGTCGTTTATATGAAAATTCATAAATCATTACAGTGCTGGACTGACCGTACGCACGCGTATATTGCTACGCACTGCGTAcgaggaccgtcggtctagcgCGTCCGCATGCGTGCCGTCGGTCGACCGACGCGCTATGGAAACAAATGAACGCGTTCAGTGCTGCACCGATCGGTGGACCGACCGTACGGATGTGGGTATCATCATCAAAAAAAGCGATTTCGTATTGAACGTGGCCAAATATATCGACACCGAGCGCCTAATCACCGAAGTTCGTGAACTGCTCTGGGACAAAGGCCACGTGTTATATAAAGATCGTGATGGCAAGTTAAAGGCCTGGCAAGAAGTATGTGCTGATAATTCATCAAAACTTGATAGacattctgaaataattaaaaaaacttgaacgTTCCTTAAACGTTTTCGAAAATAATAAGCAGCAATTAAGCTATTTGCAAACGCTTCCCTTTTGCGTACCGACTATACCAACTCGGTCAGATTGTTGGTCAGGAGAGCACTGAATGAAGCAAACTGACGATCGGTTAATGCGTACCGTCAGGACGGAACGTACGCACAGACGTTCGGTGGAGCACTGTAACCGGCCTTAAGTATTTACTATGAAACTGACTGACTATGAATCTTCGTGTTATTCATGAACACTATTTATGTGCTAGTTGAATATAACAATGCAATagcttgaaatttaaaattggtTGATACAGGCAGAAAGAGCTTATGAACTATCTCAGGAAGCAATTGAAAAAGGCATACCATTGTCGACTGGGGTATACAATGCTTTACTAGGATGTATAGGGTTCTTGAGAGAAGGTGCTACCTTACGGATAGAAGCCCTAAAATCGACACTAATGCAAATGAACGAACAGGTTTGTGTTGTATATTTATACTGAAGTTTTATTTCACATTGTATATCTGAGCTTTTTGTGACCTATAGAGACAATTAAACTTAAGTAAAATagcttaaaatataacaataagcCATTGTGAACAAGCTACCAAACCCAGAGCAAACCTTCCACCCTAGTGGAGGTTGGCAATGAATACAGTTACTTTGGACACCACAGTGCAAAAAACAATGGACACTCGTACTGTAACAAATTAGGAGACAGGAAATGCAACTTCTACTGTGGCTTCTACTGCACCATATCTTCACTTGCAAGATAAATTGCAGAAGCTCGTATTATCGTTAATGCATAATATGAACAACATTAATATTATGGCTTACTGAAAAATTCAAAAACCTAGTGATAAATATGTTAATTGTCTTCTGCCTACTTAAATAGTGAATAAGCGCTTTCTTTATATATACTCACTCTCTcaactttatctatatatatattatctactttatttatttgaatcttGCATGGAATCCTTggataggtatatttttaaacatccTTGCAATTCCAGGGTCTCTCGCCAAATATTGAGACATTGAGTGCTTGTCTCCGTTCTATATCTGTGTGGGGTGGCGGCATACAATTACAAAATTTGGCAATGCAATTAGTTGCTGAATTTAGAGAGCTTGGCATCCAACCTGGACTCTctgcttattattatttactctgcTTGTTCTGTAAAGAAAGTAAGTACTCACATGGTCATTGCCAATATTTAACACTATGCAGAAGTCATGTTATAACCTAAATACTTTACAATTGTGCCTTCCACTGAAGTTTAAAATAGATTCATGAGAAAAATTTTTGATGTAGTTCTGGAGATGGAGATATCCTTTTTCTAACTAAAAGTTTTGTTGAttgatattatttcattttgtaaggattaaaattaatgttttcttttatgtatGCATTCATTCCTAAGGCATTCTtttaattttgatgaaaaatgGTACAGTTGTTGTTGGCACTTCAGAGAAAGTTTCTGTCAAAGCGCCGTTCACATAGAGGTCTATATATGTTTAACACATGTATCACACACATTAAACGAGAGTTATAGCAGATGGTAACAAGGTCTCGTTCATTCATTATAACCGGACTTCGCATAGGACAGTATTAAACCATAAATGTTTCCTGGAGATCGAGAGAGCTTTATTCTTATtaaaagactagcgacccgccctcgcttcgcttcggaaacattaaattttattatcggTAGCTGAGTCCCAccatgttacccgcggttattgtcgtaccgcgggtgacgccgcggggcgaagctagtctaaaaaaagtagcctaagttactttttatatcatcagctacctatcagtgaaattcttgtcaaaatcggtctagccattccagagattagccggaacaaacagacagacagacaaaattgtaaaaaatgttattttggtgtatgtaccgtatatatattcatatgcatgtagtaaaaagcggttatttctatattacaaacagacactccaattttatttatatgtatagattaagttATGGACTTCAGTACTTAAAAAACCTAAAACATGATGAATAATATGTAGCCAAAACGATTTTCATGAATAAGAGATATCAGATAACatcaatgaaaatataaatccCTGAGAAAATTGACTACATAGGACCAGTTTGTATGCCCCTACAAATCGATACTAGAATTATGTACTTTTGTGCGATGAAGCATTCCTACATTTGTAATTGAGACTGCTGACTTAACGACAGCTGATTTGTCTATATtcgtgaacaaaaaaaaatctttctaatTGACCTATGCTTGGAAACGAACTATTATTTAgaatagaaaaagaaaacaagttTCATATAGAAATTCGATTGTAAgtaaattgataaataataacatacaaTGATTAAAGATCTaactaaaatattgaatttcagGAGGGCCCCGTAATAATATTCTATCGAAGATCCTCACTGATTTGGAGAGCAGAGAACGTTTAGAAGTGAATGAACCAACAGACACGAATTTCTTTATTACTGCAATGGGCGTGTGCAGTGACCATTTACAGGTGACATTAGATTTAGGCTCTATTAAATACGTAACATCAGATGcgccgtcagctcgtccacacatctaatgTAACGAAAAATAGGGCAGCGTGAAATTAGAACGCTTGTTACTTATATGAACAGTTTTAATTCTATGAGCTTTGTATGAgacataatatgaaaaatatgaaTCGTCTCGCGGATTAAAACTTGAAGGTTACTGTGGTGGtattgaagtttttttgttgcatATAAGAATGATCGAGCTCACAGCTCGAccgatgttgagtggttaccggaacccatagttATTATAACGTGAACGCTGCTATCCACCTTGACGCTTGAGATCAATATTTCTATTGGATAGTCATTACCCAAAGCATATAACTTCTTATCGTCGATCGTAAAAATAATTCGTGCGCACGTATTAAATACATGTTTCATTAGATgtaaaatcggtacctgtctgCGAGATTCTAACACCACCATGTTCGCACCGCTTGATATgtgtacaccgggcgtcttatctattAGAAAACGACGAATTAAATTACTACATGAAACAAACAGGCCGTCTTACCAATCAGGCCAACGACGCTTCAACTACTCGTGAAGATTTCtccttaattaaaataaacctttgttaatattttaggaTATAAACATGGCAGAAAGAGTCCACGCTCTGCTTATGAAGAACAATAACTATAAATTGGTAGGCGACGCCTACAAGGAGAGCATATACTACAGACATCTAGTAACTGTTGCTTGCAggtatttaacatatttttttacaattttaacaaACCGAAGTAAAGTGTAAAGAACTGGACTCCTTATCATAACGCATCACTGTTCTacggtagaaatgggcagaaATGTGATTCTTAATCTTGCGGACTGATAAATGCGccctattattaaaaaatgtagtaaTAAAAAGAGAACCGAGGATATTGATTAGACTGCCGTGAGAACATCCACACGCTGagctgttatttatttatttattttttatttcatggatgggtggacgagctcacagcccttctGGTGTCAAATGgataccggagtccatagatatctacaacgtaaatgccgccatctacctttagataagagttttaaggtctcggtatagttacaagagttaccccacacttcaaactgaaacgcattgctgcttcacggcagaaatagacaggatggtgttacctacccgtgcggactcataaaggatcctaccaccagtgtaagaGGTCCTACTTTTTGCTTTGTTTTAACTTTGCTGATTTACTTTTGTTTACAGGCATGCACCATTCGAGAAAGCAACCGAATATTTAGACACGCTAATACCAAATATTTATATACCGGAACCATCGGTAATGGAAGAGGTATGTCAATAAATAACCAGTATGAGGCTATGATATTCGGCACCTGTAGATTTCACGTAAATAACAAACCTTTAAGGGgctaagttatttttttaaatttccttttaaagtacatataacataatttacatactgaaacaaagatatatttttttaaataaataaataataaacaaaatttactaacaatcacgccacgttaactagtcccgtgctaagttcgtaaagaacttgtgttgcAAGTACCAGatgacggaaataaatgtaagatttttattatacacatacatatcatatacatccataaccctggaaaagacattttgaagttatactttaggcgcgttatgaaaaattgatgagagtgaaattttacgatgcgcacgcaccgtgacacaaaattaacagaatgaagttgcccactaaatcgctcattacaatacgaccgacgtaacttggcaagtctgacccccgtatctttagtcgttcacacgagcataactcgactcgactcaacctccaacgcgcgttttggtatgcttagtcgtaaaaataaactccactcaaacgtcctttGAAAAATTTTctaaccggagtgaagtaagcgaactgtcaagtcaaggtacgtcgcgacgtaccttgaacgttcctcaaggctggttttctatcaatgtccaaataatatgtggaccgcaaatggaaatatatgatattattgtgcaatggcctggatctgtgcatgattcccgcatattttgataatttaattttgataatatttattaataaagtaaatagttcgaggttagacatttgaaactctttattttatttacctagataagagtcatattttgcttactacctgataaataaagtcaatgcgattataagttttatttatataataataaactggtggttgtggaaaagcacttcaacaacacgatgcaatCAAAAGcacacaaaagcggcgaataaaaatacaaagccggatccgaaaactaaaataataataggttagaaaataaataatacactttcagatttaccgcacgcacacatacgaataactcagcaaccaaaacatcaaacaagttcatctagtgtcaaacagacagcggcagcttgactttgacattaaacaatgaccatagactacagaactctatggatttgatgctagcttgatcaaattttcctCAAACTGATGTTGTTGTGGTGACGCAATAACACCTCTCTACCTCgctcgaggacagttgaggaatattgtaatggtcgactaaaaataccaaactcgagtaagtatGGGAGGAATgctcgagcatcatcggatgagttaagagtggaggactattttataaaacgtctaaagatacgggcatgaatatagccgcaggtgaactttccgaaccgtaccgagaattaccgaatttatacgatgtcaagaaaagggatgtccaatatacgtgtttgaggatgttgtttaatcgattttttttcaaattgattaaaatttatataaaaaaaaaagaagtaaatttaacaaaaaaacagtataacttcttacccgcgtacacgcacccttttttatatttatcatacaaatatcttcccttggcgggattcgaactcgcgacccctttgtgtagtgaccatgtcacaattacaccagacggccgtataattattatatatggcTATTATTACGTATATATTACCTAATTATGGTTTCATCACAACATTTGTAATCCATATTAAAATATGCTGCAAAGtgcattttattgtaattagttAAAACgactaaaaaaatacttattgaAAAACCACAGATCATAAGAACCTTAGAAGTGGCAGGCGCGGGCGACCGACTGGCACAGGCGTGGTCCCAGATCATAGTGTTCGGACACGCGAAACGAACCAAACTCGTTGAAAGGCTGCTCTCAGCTTTATGTAATTGTTACGAGTATCAGGGTGAGCTACAAtacattactatttattttagaacTCTGGATAGGAAGACGAACTCAGAGCCAATCTAGTCTCAAGTAGTTATCGGAGAGCTatcggtgagtggttaccgtcgcccatggacttcagcaatgccaggggcagagccaagccgcagaaatagacaaaatgCAATGCAATGTAAGTCAGTAATTACCGAtaaattatgcgggtttgattttgaaaatACGAGTTTATTCTCACATCGTGAAAGACTGTCATGACATGCtaagtacgtatctcattaaatattcttcttctcagtcgtgtcactcttgacagagtggtcgtgatcgtcatgtagtgttggaaggggcagacttgatgcgtctcacgatgtcgcaccatctctccctgctcgaggccattctactgcactcatttaggggacctcccactgcagttttaatttggtcggtccaccgcattggtggcctcccgcgcggtcttgtaccatcaacgcttccctgtacaacgaggcgttctcaTTAAATATACAACAGAGTTAATAATccgttttttttactatattaaaCAAGCCCTTTACATGcacttttaaattgtaaaaacttTACCGTGGCTTCAAAATATGCAGTTGCTCCACTGATAAGGATTGGCAAAGAATTAAAGGGTTTCCTTTTTtccaaatatatgtatttattacacatcacgcaaaatttctaaaatattattaaatcagtACATGAAGAACTAGAACTGTCTCACCGAGCATTGAACTCTGGATCTTGTCATTGTACATGTGGTTTGCGCTCACAAAGCTGACTATATAactacgtgttttttttactcTTTTAGAGGAAGATGTAAAAGAGAAAATACGATCAGCGGCTGAAAGTATATTGAAACATGGAGAGACTTTAGAACAAAGAGATGAATCCAGAGACCAGAGATCACCGGTCTCACAAAAGTATGTACATTTAGAGtcagtatatgtattttaaattgagCTAACAATATCCAAGTTTGAATGTTATATACCAATAAACAGCTCAAGATTTAGATTTATTGaatgtattgattttttttgtaaattattactTGTTAAATATGGCAAAACTAacattttttccaaaataaaaaattacgacTGAACGAAATTGTCCTTAAATACGAAATAAacaaatactaaaattattgaCAAGCAGAGGAGAAAAATTAACTGAACTACTTTGTATTTGCTGTTCTATATGGAGATTATGTTATAAAAGTACATTTATCTAATATTTAGATCAGCGTGTCAGCTGATTTCACACATAGTGTATAAcacaaaaaatctaaaatataacTTCCTCTACTTTAATGCTTTAGCTAGGCCGAGCCTGTAACTTTTACTATAGGTAATACTGATAAACCTAATTATGATTTTTCCGGATTCGGTTTCAAAACACCCTGTATGTACggaattttccaacgtttctcGTGAAATATTACATAATTTGTATAAGTGGCGTTATCGCACCGTATGTGTAATATGTTTATTTCGAGGTCTGtggtaaaaatgtataaattagtATCCTGCCCTTTAAGTTGTTTAAGCAATTGccttattactagcgacccgccctcgcttcgtttcggaaactgtaatttattattgatttctccactatttaatggatgttattatacataatataaaccttcctcttcaatcactctatctattaaaaaaaaccgcatcaaaatccgttgcgtagttttaaagatttaagcatacatagggatatagggacagagaaagcgactttgttttatactatgtagtgatacataGCATCAATCTCAAAGAAACAGACTAATTCATTCGTCGAACAATacaatcgttttctgaataaatGAATGAACTCATATCTTACGATGCAGGTTATCGGCGACAGCGCTTTCGAACATCATCGAGCTATTGTCCGACGTGTCAGATAAATCTTCCGAACGCTGGACCAGTGTTGAAACTGCactcaataaattaaa includes:
- the LOC101744266 gene encoding small ribosomal subunit protein mS39 — its product is MYSNIVITRQISKIKCLCRSLVSIESQKTPQSGASSDGISPPVRIQRGPTDILQALSTTVGIDPTAAHYKYHDDPYLIPLSNYRKRAYALAAEAGRKAAIWIRDEHADLFTTRIWDPPLRKKTPYYNADPKIEAFSPKPIYNDESKVTEEDLIYTIQNALIEDSIKVYQLLGGSQGVSDELKLQLLQLLCFYNEKEPDSVEWLEERWFSANTRERQAATWRLGSLADTIFTSMEPKSPEAYCAIIQGMAKYYQAERAYELSQEAIEKGIPLSTGVYNALLGCIGFLREGATLRIEALKSTLMQMNEQGLSPNIETLSACLRSISVWGGGIQLQNLAMQLVAEFRELGIQPGLSAYYYLLCLFCKERGPRNNILSKILTDLESRERLEVNEPTDTNFFITAMGVCSDHLQDINMAERVHALLMKNNNYKLVGDAYKESIYYRHLVTVACRHAPFEKATEYLDTLIPNIYIPEPSVMEEIIRTLEVAGAGDRLAQAWSQIIVFGHAKRTKLVERLLSALCNCYEYQEEDVKEKIRSAAESILKHGETLEQRDESRDQRSPVSQKLSATALSNIIELLSDVSDKSSERWTSVETALNKLKQEQATGVPSKPESISTLAEKAASMGKLEIAATAVAYLAECGFEEAAGASARVLGAMLNRPEEEVRALLQEPAGALAGSLHPAALAVLHSYHLAKTGTAIRDSESSTSSESDSESSSDED